In Bacteroides cellulosilyticus, the genomic stretch AAAGCGCCCAGTTATAGTCTATCCAGAGATGACTTTGATCAGCAGGCTGCAAATAAGAAGACCCGGGTTGGGTGATGTAACGGTTACAGTCCCACTTCACATAAGTGATATCCGGGTTAGGCCGCAAGGTTTTGTCGATAATATCCCATTCAAAAGCCTGTACCTCGGGGCGGGTAAGATCCAGTATTTCCTGATGACGACCCAGTATCGGTTCACGCTTGGGTTGAGTAATGATCCAATCCGGATGTTTCTGATAAAGTTCACTCTGAGGATTCACCATCTCGGGTTCCAGCCAGATACCGAAGCCAACTTTACGCTTCAATGCTTCTTTGGCAATATATGACAGACCTTTGGGTAACTTCTTGGTAGAAGGGGCCCAATCTCCCAGACCATGCTTATCATCATCACGGGAGTAAGGGCCATTACCGAACCAGCCATCATCCAATAAGAAAAGTTCAGCACCCACCTGGCGGGCACCGTCAAAGAGTTGTTTCAGGCGGTCTTCATCAAAATCGCAGTGTGTAGCTTCCCAGTTGTTCAACAATACAGGGCGGTCTTTCTCTGCATCGCGGATGGCATTTGCCATAGCCCAACGATGGAAACGACGGCTGGCTTCTCCCTTACCCTGCTTACTATACGTGTAGAGAATGGCGGGTGTAGTGAATGTGCCGCCACGCTCCAGATTGTATTGTGAGCCCAAAGGATTCATACCGGTCAGCAAACGCAGGTTCTTGTTCCAGTCTACATCGAAAGCGAATTGGAAACTGCCGCTCCAACGCAAAGAAGCAGCCAGTACCTCACCTTCATTTTCTTTAGCCGGTCCGTTTAGAGAGAGGATAAAAGAAGGAATACGCATCTGATGCGCACGGATGCCTAATTTGGAATCCAGAATCTTGACTCCTTCCGAAAGGCGTTCTTCATTGAGGGTTGCTTCGCGCTTATAGTTACCGGAGAATTGAGTAAGCCAGTATTCCTTTGCCTTTACCACCGGGGCAGCTGAAGCAAAACGATGCAGAATAACTTTACCTTTCTCATTATGCGTAACAGTATTCCATATCTCCATCATGCTATTGTCTGCATAGCACTTGATATAGACATCTACGGTGAAAGGATAGGCAGGGTCTTTCAGTGAAATAACGGTTTGTTCGATACCCGGTGTCAGCGCTTCCGTACGATGTCCGGCGTAGTGAAGTTCCGTAGATGTATTTCCATCTACATGAGTTGCCTGAATAGCCGGTTCTGTCAGGACACCGTTTCCATAAGGAGGAAGAAACTCCCATTCACGTGAGGGTATCTTAGCAGGAGGCTCTACTTCACGGGCAGCATCTCCAAAACCCAATTGGTAAAGGCGATTGTCCGTACCCACCATAAAGGTCAGTTTCAGTTCGCCGGATGTAACGGTGAAGAGCTTCTTCACATTCGGATTATCTGCTGCATGCACCGTGAGGAGAAGGCAGAGAAATAAACAGGTCGTCAATATATTCTTCATAATCTTATCATTCTTCTGTCATAAACTTCCAGGTAACATTGTCAATACTGTTCGGCTTACCTTTTTCTGCTTTGGATATAGCACCCTTCAGCTTGCCTTTCTTATCGCGTGTCACAGTGATATCACGCCAGGAATAGGCGCCTTTCTCATAATCGAATGTTTCTCCGTCATCATCATACAAACGGTAAGAACCATCCGCTTTTCCATAATGGCGTATTTCCAGATTCACCTTCTCTCCTGCTTTCGGTGCATGCAGGCGGGGTTCCATAAATGGCAGGATAGCTCCATCCTTTACATATACCGGAATACGGTCCAAGCCCGGCGTAACAGTAATCTTCTCGCCATTGCCCGCATATTTACCTGTATAGAAATCGTACCAGTCTCCCTTAGGCAATACCACCGTACGTTCTTTCTGACCTTTGAACATGGGAGCCACCAACAGATATTCACCAGCCATATACTGATCCTTAATTTCCTTGGAAACAGCTTCCAGATAAGGATTCTCTTCCAGATTTGCATCCGACAGTTTCGCTGTAGTTCCTTGTTCCGGGTTGAAACCAGGTTCCAGATTCATGGCACGGAACGGAGGAATACCATCGAAATGATAACGTGCAAATTCACTATACCAGTAAGGCATCATCTGCATACGCAGCATAGCATACTCTTTTATCTGATTCTCTACTTCGGGGAAAGTCCAGGGTTTCGTACCGCTTGCCCAGGCATTAATCATTGCCATCGGTGAGAATACTACAGACTGGAAACGACGTAGCCAGTCTTCCGATGAACTGGAACTACGTACTTCCGGAGTCCACAATACGCCACTAAAGCCTGAATTAATCAAAGCAGTGATAAAGTCCTGATGGCTGTAATAGTCATTGTAAATCACATAGGGGAAAGAAGTCGCACCGGCATTCGATGCGCGAACCAATCCGAAGGTACGCTGATTACGTTTCTTGTACAGTTCCGCAGTAGTGCGTTGAACCCACAAACCATAAGTCTGGCGCATCTGCTCGGCAGCAATTCCACTGGGGAAAGTGGCTACATCCGGCCACACATAACGGTCGTATCCGTCTACTTCATCCACTTTATAACCGCTGACACCGATATTCACGTGTTCCTGTTCCAGCTTATCCATCCAGATTTTGCGGGCTTTCTCGCCTGCCAGGTCGGGCACGATGCCACACCATACGGTGTGTGAGCCGCTTACCGGATACATTTCCTTATATATCTTTGAATCAGGAGATACGTATGGGTTTGTCCATAAGTTGATGCGTACTCCTTTAGCCAACATATCTTTCACAAAACCGGCGGGATCCGGATAGCGGGTAGCATCCCATTCAAAGGTACAAGGATACGCTTTGCTTTGCCAGCCCGGTTCCAGTCCGATGAAGTCCAACGGGAAACCGCGCTGTTCAAACTCATCCGCCTCGTTCTTCACGTCTTCAGCTGTATAGAGCTTCTTTGTACGTTGCGTAAAGCCCAATCCCCAGCGCGGAGGTAATGTACCTCCTCCACAGAGCAGGTTATAACGACGGACAACATCCATAGGAGTAGGTCCGGCAAACAGATAAATTTCTGCACCCGGGGCAGGAACCAAGATAGAAACGGCATCCGAGTAAGGAGCGGATGTCCAGGTCTTATCCATATTACGGTCTTTGGCTACCGGAGCATTCGGACTATCCTTACGTGCGCCGCTACCAGCATACACCGTCAGATAACGTGCCGAATTGATCAGTACCCCATAACCTGAACTGGAAATATAAAAGGGAACAGGAGCATGTGTGCGTCCGTTGTCACGTCCACCGTAATGGTCTACATGCAGATTCAGAATCTTGCCGCGCTGGTGTACCGTCTGGAAGTTCAGTCCAAAGCCGTACAACTGTTCCTTACGTTGCAAAGGAATGCGGAAACTTGTTTTACCATCCTGTATGGAACCCACAATTTCATTCGCTAATTGGGGTAATGTCACCTCCGGTAAGCGGGCAAAACCTTCCTTTTGCGGTGTGACACCGGCCACTCCCAGTAATGAATACTCTTCAGGAGTACCTACCACGCCTTTCCAAACACCGGGCTCCACTTGCTGCCAGGCTATCTGCGCTTTAACAGGGCAAAGCATCACCAAAGCCATTGCCCCTACAATCAAAATCTTCTTCATTCTCTTCATTTTATTATAATAGTGTTATTCTCATTTCATCGGATTATACCGGCAAAGCCACCGTTCGGAAGCACCTTCACTTTTACCGTTCCGTTCATATTCTCCACAGGCATGTAGTCAAAACTATCCTTATCTTTTCCATCTATAATCATAGTAAATGGTTTACCTTCACATCCGGCAGGCAAAGTAAATTCTATTTCACGCTTCTCTTCCTTACCACTGATGCCGCCGATATACCAGACATCACCGGAACGACGAGCTACAACAGCATAATCGGCCGGATAACCAGCCAGCAGGATACTTTCGTCCCAGGCAGCGGGTACTTCTTTCAGGAATTGTTTCGGTTGTTCCGATAGAGAAAGATAAGACTCCGCCTTATCAGCAAAACATTGGAAGCCGGATTCGAAGACAACTGCAAGGGCTAACTGATGCCCCATAGTCGTCTTACGTATAGCAGGTATCCCCTGACGCACTTTATCAGAGAAAGTCACCGGAGTATAATCCATCGAACCGACTACATTGCGTGTGAAAGGTACAGTAGCATTGTGCTTTGCCGCCTGGTCACAACGTTCCTGACGTCCCAGGGTTTCTGCACCCCGGATAGCTTCCGTGGTCAGCATATTCGGATACGTACGTTCAAAGCCACGGGGTAAAGTAGCACCATGAAGATCTACCAGCAAATGATTATCTGCCGCATCTTTCAATAAAGCCGGATAAAGTTGGATAATACGTTGTTTGTCTGTATCAAAGAAATCGACCTTGATTCCTTTCACTCCTACTTCACTGATGTGTTTCATTTCTGCACGACGTAATTCCGGATCACTCATCAGACGATGCGTCGGTATAGAGTCGCTGTCACGCCCTGCACCGGAATGGTACCATAACCAGACACCCACTCCCTTTTGCTGCGCGTATTTCACGACATCTTCCATAGTGCCACCGTTGCCCATGCTTTGCCATCCGGCATCAATCAGCATATATTCCCAACCCATTTCTACACTAAGATCCACATACTTCAGTTGTGCTTTATAATCACGGGGAGTACCGCCATTAGACCACCAGCTCCAGGATGCGCGTCCTGCCTTTATCCAGGACTCATCGCTCACTACAGACGCAGGATTCAGGTGTGAAATCATTTGTGTCTGGAATATGGTATTCAGATTATCTCCTATGATAATGGCACGCCAGGGAGTGAACCACGGTAATTCCGATACCGGCTCTACTGCATCCGGTACAATTGGCTCATCCGGTTCTGGAAAGCGGATTTTATATGCTTTATCTGTTCCGGCATTATCTATATGAGTAGCTGGATATGAACCATCCAGATGAGCTTCTGTGATCATCATCCAGATTCCGTTAGTATTGAATAGCATAGGGAATGCCCAACCACGCCCATGTCCACATTCCGAACGGATATCTATTTCACTCCGGCAATATTGTTCATAGCTCGGTTTATGACGATCGTTCCAGTCATACGGATGTATCCACGCTTTTCCATTTACGGGTACGGCAAACTCTGTATGTTCGGCCTGGATAGTGTGCATTTGTCCATCCTCTCCGGGTAGTTCATAGCGAAAAGCCACTCCGTCATTATATACCCTTACGATCAAATTAAATTGCTTATCCTCTTTGGTACGGAAAGTAAAAATCTGCTCACAGCACTCATCCGTAGCATTCAATTTCTTACCGGATTTTAACTGATAAGCAGTAGAAATATCTTTCACTGCAGAAGCGGAAACAAATTGTGCGTCTTTTCCATACTCACAATTATCCATAACCAGCCCTAAAAGAGATTTCTCCATTGCCTCTCCGTTTTTATAAAATACAGAGTAGCTAAGCGCCGTACTTCCATTTTCCTGTTTATTCTCCAAGGCAAAGCGAATATTGCTGTCCTTAGACACTAATTCCCATGCATCAGGAGCCGTACAAGAAGTCATTAATATTACAAACAGAAACAGTGCTGTATTCAATAGTTTTTTCATGGTATTCATCATTTATAGATTTGCATATCTCCATCTTCACAAATAATCTCCGGACGAGCATCGGGATTCTTCAACTCAAACGTAACATTCTTCAGTTTCAATCCTTTCACATGGCGTGCCCATACCCCGTATGCCGGAATCTTAGGACCGAAAGTTTTCACTTCCGGATATTTGTCTATAGCTTCAGGCACCTGAGACAAGGCATCTTCAGGAGTTCCTGTACCCAATAAACGAATATGAATATTTTCCAAAGTCAGGTTTGTAATATAATGTCCCGGAATGCCGGTAATCAGAATACCGGAAGGAGGTGTCAGTTGAGCTTTATCGGCAGCCACTGCCTTTACGTTGCGAATCGTCACATTTTCAAAGACTCCAATCGGTTGCTGACGGTCTTCTTTTTTGCGAAAAACACTAAGACGGGCACCCAAACGAAACAGCATCGGTGTACGTACTTCGTCCATTGTGATATCAGAGATTTCCACATTACGCAAATGGGCTCCATCTACAGAGAATAACTTAATACCTCCATTCTTGGTGTCGTAAATATGACAATTACTGATCTTGATGTTCTCAAATCCTGCCATGGATTCTGTTCCCATCTTGATACCTGCCTGATTACTTTTCAACTTCATGTCCGTAACAATGATATCATCACATCCCATTTTACTGGCAGTAGTCTTAAAGCAAAGAGCATCGTCGCCACTGACAATATCACAATTACTAATGCGTACATGCCGGCAACCATC encodes the following:
- a CDS encoding alpha-galactosidase, encoding MKNILTTCLFLCLLLTVHAADNPNVKKLFTVTSGELKLTFMVGTDNRLYQLGFGDAAREVEPPAKIPSREWEFLPPYGNGVLTEPAIQATHVDGNTSTELHYAGHRTEALTPGIEQTVISLKDPAYPFTVDVYIKCYADNSMMEIWNTVTHNEKGKVILHRFASAAPVVKAKEYWLTQFSGNYKREATLNEERLSEGVKILDSKLGIRAHQMRIPSFILSLNGPAKENEGEVLAASLRWSGSFQFAFDVDWNKNLRLLTGMNPLGSQYNLERGGTFTTPAILYTYSKQGKGEASRRFHRWAMANAIRDAEKDRPVLLNNWEATHCDFDEDRLKQLFDGARQVGAELFLLDDGWFGNGPYSRDDDKHGLGDWAPSTKKLPKGLSYIAKEALKRKVGFGIWLEPEMVNPQSELYQKHPDWIITQPKREPILGRHQEILDLTRPEVQAFEWDIIDKTLRPNPDITYVKWDCNRYITQPGSSYLQPADQSHLWIDYNWALYRLMDRFAKGFPNVMAMLCAGGSGRVDYGAMPYFHSFWPSDNTDPLGRIKIQWGFSHFFPANTISAHVTRMGKRHLKMAIDVALSGAFGIDLALDKATAEERAQIADAVKLYKERIRPLVMHGELYRLVSPYESPLASLSYVSTDKQKAVVYFYQTKDGNEPRVKLGGLDAHKKYRVEEVSQAKGVTSRFPANGKVFTGAELMEKGLENPLNTQFESAVLILIANN
- a CDS encoding TIM-barrel domain-containing protein, whose translation is MKKILIVGAMALVMLCPVKAQIAWQQVEPGVWKGVVGTPEEYSLLGVAGVTPQKEGFARLPEVTLPQLANEIVGSIQDGKTSFRIPLQRKEQLYGFGLNFQTVHQRGKILNLHVDHYGGRDNGRTHAPVPFYISSSGYGVLINSARYLTVYAGSGARKDSPNAPVAKDRNMDKTWTSAPYSDAVSILVPAPGAEIYLFAGPTPMDVVRRYNLLCGGGTLPPRWGLGFTQRTKKLYTAEDVKNEADEFEQRGFPLDFIGLEPGWQSKAYPCTFEWDATRYPDPAGFVKDMLAKGVRINLWTNPYVSPDSKIYKEMYPVSGSHTVWCGIVPDLAGEKARKIWMDKLEQEHVNIGVSGYKVDEVDGYDRYVWPDVATFPSGIAAEQMRQTYGLWVQRTTAELYKKRNQRTFGLVRASNAGATSFPYVIYNDYYSHQDFITALINSGFSGVLWTPEVRSSSSSEDWLRRFQSVVFSPMAMINAWASGTKPWTFPEVENQIKEYAMLRMQMMPYWYSEFARYHFDGIPPFRAMNLEPGFNPEQGTTAKLSDANLEENPYLEAVSKEIKDQYMAGEYLLVAPMFKGQKERTVVLPKGDWYDFYTGKYAGNGEKITVTPGLDRIPVYVKDGAILPFMEPRLHAPKAGEKVNLEIRHYGKADGSYRLYDDDGETFDYEKGAYSWRDITVTRDKKGKLKGAISKAEKGKPNSIDNVTWKFMTEE
- a CDS encoding glycoside hydrolase family 97 protein; amino-acid sequence: MKKLLNTALFLFVILMTSCTAPDAWELVSKDSNIRFALENKQENGSTALSYSVFYKNGEAMEKSLLGLVMDNCEYGKDAQFVSASAVKDISTAYQLKSGKKLNATDECCEQIFTFRTKEDKQFNLIVRVYNDGVAFRYELPGEDGQMHTIQAEHTEFAVPVNGKAWIHPYDWNDRHKPSYEQYCRSEIDIRSECGHGRGWAFPMLFNTNGIWMMITEAHLDGSYPATHIDNAGTDKAYKIRFPEPDEPIVPDAVEPVSELPWFTPWRAIIIGDNLNTIFQTQMISHLNPASVVSDESWIKAGRASWSWWSNGGTPRDYKAQLKYVDLSVEMGWEYMLIDAGWQSMGNGGTMEDVVKYAQQKGVGVWLWYHSGAGRDSDSIPTHRLMSDPELRRAEMKHISEVGVKGIKVDFFDTDKQRIIQLYPALLKDAADNHLLVDLHGATLPRGFERTYPNMLTTEAIRGAETLGRQERCDQAAKHNATVPFTRNVVGSMDYTPVTFSDKVRQGIPAIRKTTMGHQLALAVVFESGFQCFADKAESYLSLSEQPKQFLKEVPAAWDESILLAGYPADYAVVARRSGDVWYIGGISGKEEKREIEFTLPAGCEGKPFTMIIDGKDKDSFDYMPVENMNGTVKVKVLPNGGFAGIIR
- a CDS encoding glycoside hydrolase family 28 protein → MKTKKNLLLLSLLLVLPFTLQAETFNVKKYGARGNGKRMDSPAIQKAIDACHKAGGGTVLVPAGTYLSATIVLKDNVTLHLEKDALILGTTDYKAYDNLDPFTEGLGIDVGWALLVAVDAKNVALEGEGAIDGQGSALKERHIKVDTRPEGQRWGLRPFLLRWVRCEGVRVEGVTLKYAGAWTSHYFQCRNVNIHNVTIRSFGVAHNDGINIDGCRHVRISNCDIVSGDDALCFKTTASKMGCDDIIVTDMKLKSNQAGIKMGTESMAGFENIKISNCHIYDTKNGGIKLFSVDGAHLRNVEISDITMDEVRTPMLFRLGARLSVFRKKEDRQQPIGVFENVTIRNVKAVAADKAQLTPPSGILITGIPGHYITNLTLENIHIRLLGTGTPEDALSQVPEAIDKYPEVKTFGPKIPAYGVWARHVKGLKLKNVTFELKNPDARPEIICEDGDMQIYK